The following are from one region of the Phycisphaeraceae bacterium genome:
- a CDS encoding GGDEF domain-containing protein, with product MMCVDIVLDREKSVDYAGVTTGGPPLRGLRVLVVGSDGNVDELLRDPAVEVARLRSLIEVVAVVSSTPPVPGVPVVVALSAGSSPVPATKDFIEAMSFVDRTLCIVHIGPCEPTLRDMIHGVVTSDMKPDELRSIVEMRLGGEFLVPAIEVFAGRSDVPSSARAVGDLELIERVLGGGEVLNVALKLIRERLEHDAVSFAGHQAEGDGSIASEVLVEGRRVGYLIAQPPATQANLDAHAVWLGAWLTLEQQNRYQRLEALTDPLTGAWNRRYFERYLSNAIDQAKRARHSVTVMVFDLDGFKQFNDQHGHAAGDEILRETVRLLRSVIRPSDRVCRIGGDEFAVIFYEPRGPRVPTSKPPDSIYRIARRFQSQICGAAFPKLGQDAPGSLTISGGLATYPWDGQDPQSLLERADQLAIESKKQGKNALKLGPGAMRECVDEADA from the coding sequence ATGATGTGTGTAGACATCGTACTCGATCGAGAGAAATCAGTGGACTACGCAGGCGTCACAACTGGCGGCCCCCCACTGCGCGGACTTCGTGTCCTCGTGGTAGGGAGCGATGGAAATGTGGATGAACTGCTCCGGGACCCGGCAGTGGAAGTGGCCCGTCTGCGCTCGCTGATCGAGGTGGTGGCGGTCGTCAGTTCCACCCCCCCGGTGCCGGGGGTTCCGGTGGTCGTGGCGCTTTCTGCGGGCTCGTCTCCTGTACCGGCTACGAAAGATTTTATCGAAGCGATGAGTTTCGTCGATCGGACACTGTGCATTGTGCACATTGGTCCGTGTGAGCCGACACTTCGAGACATGATCCACGGGGTGGTGACAAGCGACATGAAGCCCGACGAACTGAGATCAATCGTCGAGATGCGCCTTGGGGGCGAGTTTCTAGTTCCGGCGATCGAGGTGTTTGCCGGCCGAAGCGATGTTCCGAGCAGTGCCCGCGCAGTGGGCGATCTGGAACTGATCGAGCGGGTGCTGGGCGGCGGCGAGGTGTTGAATGTCGCGCTGAAGTTGATCCGCGAACGTCTCGAACATGATGCGGTGTCGTTCGCGGGGCATCAGGCAGAAGGCGATGGATCGATTGCGTCGGAGGTGCTGGTCGAGGGCCGACGGGTCGGATATCTGATCGCTCAGCCGCCGGCGACTCAAGCGAATCTGGATGCGCATGCGGTGTGGCTGGGCGCGTGGCTGACGCTCGAACAGCAGAATCGGTATCAGAGGCTTGAAGCGTTGACTGACCCGCTGACGGGGGCGTGGAATCGCCGATACTTCGAACGGTACCTGTCGAATGCAATTGATCAGGCCAAGCGTGCCCGGCACAGCGTGACGGTGATGGTGTTCGACCTTGACGGTTTCAAGCAGTTTAACGATCAGCACGGGCATGCCGCTGGTGACGAGATTCTGCGCGAGACGGTGCGGCTGTTGCGGAGCGTGATTCGGCCTTCGGACCGGGTGTGCCGCATCGGGGGCGATGAGTTTGCGGTGATTTTTTATGAACCGCGTGGCCCGCGTGTACCGACGAGCAAGCCGCCGGATTCGATCTACCGGATCGCGCGGCGGTTTCAGTCACAGATCTGCGGGGCAGCGTTCCCGAAACTTGGCCAGGACGCACCTGGATCGCTGACGATTTCGGGTGGACTGGCAACGTATCCGTGGGACGGGCAGGATCCGCAGTCGCTGCTGGAGCGGGCCGATCAGTTGGCGATCGAGAGCAAGAAGCAGGGGAAGAACGCGCTGAAGTTGGGTCCGGGCGCGATGCGCGAGTGCGTGGACGAAGCCGACGCCTGA
- a CDS encoding aminoacetone oxidase family FAD-binding enzyme, with protein sequence MNSEQVDVVIVGSGAAGLMTAIALGRALEAEHRSARVLLVDGARTIGAKILVAGGGRCNVTHYQVDEQQYAGSTPGAIRSVLRRLDVPETVAFFESIGVRLKREDTGKLFPTTDRARTVLDALVHESQRVGTRLVHPWRVGAIEREGEEFVVHREGDSGEVVRARRVVLTPGGRALPKSGSDGLGYEFAKALGHSTTSRIFPSLVPLVVGERSKWITELSGISTIARVEVRSGSGKKLAAFTNSILCTHFGLSGPGVLDASRWYLDARRSDSDAKLIINWLGETSFDAADAALRALGKRSVGAWLREQLPERLALRLCVQAGADATTAGSALTRDVRRALAHALVECEVKIAGDRGFTHAEVTAGGIPLSEVEVKTMRSRVCEGLWLAGEILDVDGRIGGFNFQWAWASGHVAGLSIAVDVCAQAGAQ encoded by the coding sequence ATGAACAGCGAGCAGGTGGATGTCGTGATTGTTGGTTCTGGTGCGGCAGGGTTGATGACTGCGATCGCGCTGGGCCGGGCACTTGAGGCAGAGCATCGCTCGGCCCGCGTGCTGCTTGTCGACGGCGCGCGCACGATCGGAGCGAAGATTCTGGTGGCTGGGGGAGGTCGCTGCAACGTCACGCACTATCAAGTCGATGAGCAGCAGTACGCCGGCTCGACGCCTGGGGCGATTCGCAGCGTGCTTCGGCGGCTCGACGTGCCTGAGACAGTCGCGTTCTTTGAAAGCATCGGCGTGAGACTCAAGCGCGAAGATACGGGCAAACTTTTCCCCACGACGGACCGTGCGAGAACGGTGCTCGATGCGCTGGTGCATGAATCACAGCGGGTCGGGACCAGACTCGTCCACCCTTGGCGGGTCGGCGCGATTGAGCGTGAGGGCGAAGAGTTTGTGGTGCATCGCGAGGGAGATTCGGGAGAAGTGGTGCGGGCGCGGCGTGTGGTGCTGACGCCCGGGGGCAGGGCACTACCGAAGTCAGGATCGGACGGTCTGGGGTATGAGTTCGCGAAGGCGCTGGGCCACTCGACGACATCGCGAATCTTTCCTTCGCTTGTGCCTCTGGTTGTGGGTGAGCGATCGAAGTGGATCACTGAGTTGAGCGGCATCAGTACGATCGCGCGGGTCGAAGTGCGCAGCGGGAGCGGAAAGAAACTGGCTGCCTTCACGAACAGTATTCTGTGCACACACTTCGGACTGAGCGGGCCGGGAGTGCTTGATGCGAGCCGATGGTATCTTGACGCGAGGAGGTCGGACTCCGATGCAAAGCTCATCATCAACTGGCTAGGGGAGACGAGTTTTGATGCGGCCGATGCGGCACTTCGGGCACTTGGAAAGCGCAGTGTCGGCGCGTGGCTCCGCGAGCAATTGCCCGAGCGGCTGGCGCTGCGGCTGTGCGTGCAGGCTGGCGCTGACGCAACAACTGCGGGGTCTGCCCTGACGCGCGACGTGCGGCGTGCGCTGGCGCATGCACTGGTCGAGTGTGAGGTGAAAATCGCGGGTGACCGGGGGTTCACGCATGCAGAAGTGACTGCTGGGGGCATTCCGCTGAGTGAAGTCGAGGTCAAGACGATGCGCAGCCGTGTGTGCGAAGGACTTTGGCTGGCTGGAGAGATTCTGGATGTGGACGGGCGGATCGGGGGGTTCAACTTTCAATGGGCGTGGGCGAGTGGGCATGTTGCGGGTTTGTCGATCGCGGTTGATGTCTGCGCTCAGGCGGGCGCGCAGTGA
- a CDS encoding aminotransferase class I/II-fold pyridoxal phosphate-dependent enzyme: MSFCADLCFDTLCVTAGRTARDGDPLVTPLVQSTTFTRAGITSTAPHAYSRVSNPTVAALESAIGSLEDAPPAVCFGSGLAAETALFLAFLRAGDHVVCGRHVYGGTSRLLRDLLSGLGITCTFIDSTRVDDLAAALTPSTRLVFIETPANPTLEVSDIAAIAALSHRAGALLAVDNTFLTPVLQQPLNLGADFSVYSTTKFIEGHSAALGGALVSRHAQHLDRLRFIRKCTGAIQSPLNAWLTLQGLRTLPLRLRAQSATAATIASFLADHPQVERVCYPGLAVDEQATIAARQHLGAHGAVVSFELAGGLEAAHRCVERLKLCTLVEHVGSVETLVTHSATMTHADVPREERLAVGISDGLIRISVGLEAPDAIIADLAHAIEAAQDIATPHISTGGVACTAR; the protein is encoded by the coding sequence ATGTCCTTTTGCGCCGACCTTTGTTTCGATACCCTCTGTGTCACTGCTGGCCGAACCGCACGCGATGGCGACCCACTGGTCACGCCTCTGGTTCAATCCACCACCTTCACTCGCGCCGGCATCACCAGCACCGCGCCGCATGCCTATTCGCGAGTGTCCAACCCCACAGTCGCAGCCCTCGAATCGGCGATTGGCTCGCTCGAAGACGCTCCTCCAGCTGTGTGTTTCGGTTCCGGGCTAGCCGCTGAGACCGCGCTCTTCCTCGCATTCCTCCGGGCCGGCGATCATGTCGTCTGCGGCCGACACGTCTATGGCGGAACGTCGCGACTGCTGCGCGATCTCCTCAGCGGGCTTGGCATCACCTGCACATTCATCGACTCAACGCGCGTCGACGATCTCGCTGCCGCCCTGACACCCAGCACACGACTCGTCTTTATCGAAACCCCCGCAAACCCAACACTCGAAGTCTCCGACATCGCCGCGATTGCTGCACTCTCGCATCGCGCCGGCGCACTCCTTGCTGTCGACAACACCTTCCTCACCCCCGTGCTTCAGCAGCCGCTCAATCTGGGCGCAGATTTTTCTGTCTACTCCACAACCAAGTTCATCGAAGGGCACTCGGCCGCGCTCGGCGGTGCGCTCGTTTCGCGCCATGCCCAGCACCTCGATCGACTGCGTTTCATTCGCAAATGCACCGGCGCAATCCAGTCGCCACTCAACGCGTGGCTCACGCTTCAGGGCCTGCGCACACTTCCGCTTCGCCTTCGCGCCCAGTCCGCGACCGCCGCTACCATCGCGTCGTTTCTTGCCGATCATCCCCAGGTCGAACGCGTCTGCTACCCCGGACTGGCGGTTGACGAGCAGGCCACGATCGCAGCGCGTCAGCACCTCGGCGCCCACGGCGCAGTCGTCTCCTTCGAACTCGCAGGCGGCCTTGAAGCAGCACACCGCTGCGTCGAACGCCTCAAACTCTGCACACTCGTCGAACACGTCGGCTCGGTCGAGACTCTCGTCACCCACTCTGCCACCATGACTCATGCCGACGTGCCACGCGAAGAACGTCTCGCTGTCGGCATCAGTGACGGGCTAATCCGCATTTCCGTCGGTCTCGAAGCGCCCGACGCCATCATCGCCGATCTCGCACATGCGATCGAAGCCGCCCAGGACATCGCCACCCCACACATCAGCACAGGAGGCGTCGCATGCACCGCCCGCTGA
- a CDS encoding homoserine dehydrogenase, with product MHRPLIVLKLGGSVLTSETTLRRAVHEIYRWRREGWRVVAVVSALAGETDTLLNAAHRACPDAPSASVAGLAAIGESRSAALLALALDRAGLPAATLSPAAVGLRATGDPRDADPVALDRTYFDAWFDRDYAIIVPGFTGIDNLGRTVTLGRGGSDLTALHLAYNLGAECCRLVKDVDGLYVSDPARPGPEPLRYEHATYDDALATDGSIIQHKALRYAAARNLSFEIGRLNGTRPTRIGPGETRVSHKHDRPHPKRVAILGLGTVGLGVFDLLQSLEDDVVISAVLARDHSKQRSIHVPAEYFASSITNAVRDADIVVEVIGGLETPRTALHAALERSASVVTANKALIASDGPHLKNLARENNCSLHASASVGGSVPVLERIASRPGHRLCALRGILNGTTNFILDQLAQGQSIEAAIIAAQALGFAEADPSRDLLGIDAAEKLCVIAQHEAVNAHLTLDSVAIESLADGLRRLGPPKPARNVRHLATLSLDHEGSITAQVGLALIDAGDPLAAIHGSGNAVELIWDDGVREFISGRGAGRWPTAEAVVADVLTLCRQQRDVDSALIAREVQHA from the coding sequence ATGCACCGCCCGCTGATTGTGCTCAAGCTCGGAGGCTCAGTTCTTACCAGCGAGACAACCCTCCGTCGAGCTGTTCATGAAATCTACCGGTGGCGTCGCGAAGGCTGGCGCGTCGTCGCGGTCGTCTCAGCGCTGGCTGGCGAGACCGACACGCTGCTCAACGCCGCGCACCGCGCATGTCCCGATGCCCCTTCCGCTTCCGTTGCAGGGCTTGCCGCCATCGGTGAATCGCGCAGCGCAGCACTGCTCGCGCTCGCGCTCGATCGCGCAGGCCTGCCCGCTGCAACACTCTCGCCCGCAGCGGTTGGTCTGCGCGCAACCGGCGACCCACGCGACGCCGACCCCGTCGCGCTCGACCGCACCTATTTTGACGCCTGGTTCGATCGTGATTACGCGATCATTGTTCCGGGTTTCACCGGTATCGATAACCTCGGACGCACCGTCACGCTTGGTCGCGGCGGGTCCGATCTCACCGCTCTTCATCTCGCTTACAACCTCGGGGCCGAGTGTTGCCGCCTCGTCAAAGATGTCGATGGCCTGTACGTCTCCGATCCCGCACGGCCAGGCCCCGAGCCACTTCGCTATGAGCACGCAACGTACGACGACGCGCTCGCAACCGATGGCTCCATCATCCAGCACAAAGCCTTGCGCTACGCAGCCGCCCGCAATCTCTCCTTCGAGATCGGCCGCCTCAACGGCACGCGCCCCACACGCATCGGCCCCGGCGAGACTCGCGTCTCGCACAAACACGATCGACCTCATCCCAAGCGAGTAGCCATCCTCGGGCTCGGCACAGTCGGTCTCGGAGTGTTCGATCTCCTGCAAAGCCTCGAGGACGATGTCGTCATCAGCGCCGTTCTGGCTCGCGACCACTCAAAACAACGCAGCATTCACGTTCCAGCCGAGTATTTTGCATCCAGCATCACCAACGCCGTGCGCGACGCCGACATCGTCGTCGAGGTCATCGGCGGGCTGGAAACCCCGCGTACTGCTCTGCACGCAGCACTCGAACGCAGCGCTTCCGTGGTCACCGCCAACAAAGCCCTCATCGCCAGTGACGGACCACACTTGAAGAATCTCGCTCGCGAAAACAACTGCTCGCTTCACGCCTCAGCCTCGGTCGGTGGCAGTGTGCCAGTCCTCGAACGCATCGCCTCACGCCCGGGCCATCGTCTGTGCGCCCTGCGTGGCATCCTCAATGGCACCACCAACTTTATCCTCGATCAACTCGCACAAGGCCAATCCATCGAGGCCGCCATCATCGCCGCCCAGGCACTCGGGTTTGCCGAAGCCGATCCTTCACGCGATCTCCTCGGCATCGACGCAGCCGAGAAACTCTGCGTCATCGCGCAACACGAAGCAGTCAATGCTCACCTCACGCTCGACTCTGTTGCCATTGAATCGCTCGCCGATGGCTTGCGCCGCCTCGGCCCGCCAAAACCCGCCCGCAACGTGCGCCATCTCGCAACATTGTCACTTGACCATGAAGGCAGTATCACTGCACAAGTCGGTCTCGCTCTGATTGATGCGGGCGACCCGCTCGCCGCTATTCATGGCTCCGGTAACGCCGTCGAACTGATCTGGGACGACGGAGTGCGCGAGTTCATCTCGGGCCGCGGAGCAGGGCGATGGCCCACAGCCGAAGCCGTCGTTGCCGATGTGCTCACCCTCTGTCGCCAGCAGCGCGACGTCGACTCAGCACTCATCGCCCGTGAGGTGCAGCATGCCTGA
- a CDS encoding aspartate-semialdehyde dehydrogenase, which produces MPETPTIAIIGATGAVGREALAILAELHWPIDRVIAVASARSAGSLLPFGQSEIHVEEFNLDRLDRAACAILCTDAALSREYAPRLVDRGIVVIDNSSAFRLDPRVPLVVPEINAGAIAPDALLIANPNCSTIIMLLALEPLRKRFGIDEVIVSTYQAVSGAGIAGIDELHEQTRASLEGRHVPPSVFPHSCAFNVFPHESTLDPDTGRNGEEVKMIAEAQRIWDHPSLSVIPTCVRVPVVRAHSQSILVTLRTPATLADVRTAIGAGPGLRVVDDWANAIFPTPIDASGGNDVLVGRVRKVDASEQPHTPTRRFQVWACGDQLRKGAALNALQIAQHQLTARPPERRHQPRSTNPQHAHSPTPIES; this is translated from the coding sequence ATGCCTGAAACACCCACCATCGCCATCATCGGTGCCACCGGTGCCGTCGGACGCGAAGCCTTGGCCATTCTCGCAGAACTCCATTGGCCGATCGATCGTGTCATCGCTGTGGCCTCTGCTCGTTCAGCCGGATCATTGCTTCCGTTTGGCCAAAGCGAGATTCACGTCGAGGAGTTCAATCTCGACCGTCTCGATCGAGCAGCCTGCGCAATCCTCTGCACCGATGCAGCCCTCTCGCGCGAGTATGCCCCACGTCTGGTTGACCGGGGCATTGTCGTGATCGACAATTCTTCTGCTTTTCGCTTGGATCCGCGCGTGCCTCTCGTCGTCCCCGAAATCAACGCTGGCGCAATAGCCCCCGACGCCCTGTTGATTGCCAACCCCAACTGCTCGACCATCATCATGCTTCTTGCCCTTGAGCCGCTGCGAAAACGATTCGGTATCGATGAAGTCATCGTCTCGACCTACCAGGCCGTCTCGGGTGCCGGCATCGCGGGCATCGATGAACTGCACGAGCAGACCCGCGCCTCACTCGAGGGTCGTCATGTGCCGCCGTCTGTGTTTCCTCACTCGTGCGCATTCAATGTGTTTCCGCACGAGTCCACGCTCGATCCCGACACTGGCCGCAACGGCGAAGAGGTCAAGATGATCGCCGAAGCTCAGCGAATCTGGGATCACCCCAGCCTGAGCGTCATCCCCACCTGCGTGCGTGTTCCTGTCGTGCGTGCGCACAGCCAGTCGATTCTCGTTACGCTTCGCACGCCCGCAACGCTCGCCGACGTGCGTACCGCGATCGGTGCAGGCCCGGGCCTTCGTGTTGTGGATGATTGGGCCAACGCAATTTTCCCCACGCCTATCGACGCTTCAGGGGGCAACGATGTCCTCGTCGGTCGTGTGCGCAAAGTCGACGCTTCCGAGCAACCGCACACACCGACACGCCGCTTTCAGGTCTGGGCCTGTGGCGATCAACTCCGCAAAGGGGCCGCCCTCAACGCACTTCAGATCGCCCAGCATCAACTCACTGCGCGCCCGCCTGAGCGCAGACATCAACCGCGATCGACAAACCCGCAACATGCCCACTCGCCCACGCCCATTGAAAGTTGA
- a CDS encoding mechanosensitive ion channel, producing MKKYAEMYAVMAMVRALVLVLALTVPVFSAGARATQPEVLPEQPAISTEFIQSRIAHFEQATEIDEATRTAILERFRDALLNLQRFEDSTARMVEFNRLTAEAPAFLEQIRAELSAPPADPRPNIPPEATLSQLEQGLEQARAELAAARQQAEYWQNESSRRVERRPVAQDLVSQLRTRVAELDQDIRGLATAEPSLVIEARRVAAQAQRMAAMREIEALEAEVRCYDARRDITPARRDRALRQVGNAEKLIEIFQRLVSDRRQLEAQAAALEAERLRREAARQHPVLQEFADRNKELADLRVGREGTTQRIDQDTEDLRQMRVGLAAMREGYQSVRRRIVATGLNRATGLLLRRQYEMLPNVSDLKRSLRTARQQLEQAQVTLIERQEERSGAGDISTTVESLMQQVGPVESETVRLDIEAVARELAINRRDTLDRLVADATTHFNLLIEVEETTQEYLAAASAYERFIEERILWIRSVSVDGLPRLQDFANSIALTLDPSAWVQALELTWRSAIKRAHVSVGLALLTIASFVVARRCRKLLKETAKSVSSYRTDSFEHTLRAFAMTVGMALPLPLFLWNLGWICASPIDQGATAIALAHGLQSAALLGLPLITLSRLAQPGGLLDAHFRWPTASVRAIRLHLHWFITPTLIAFGVSEYFERLGVESSVATLGRLAFTTQLVLLSLWLERVLRPRGAVIGEYCKRNPDGAIDRLRYVWFPLVVALPLSFATVSWLGYHYTAVQLESRFQATLALILSLILMNAFLQRWLFLARRKVAIEDARRRREQARGESTGAEGGAPIEEEKLDLPAISAQTQQLFRLAIVVSLVLGLYATWASVLPALKMLDRVEVWPRIHIAQGDREGVVPELELAPFATDAPDAPPATTPSASPASGSTSLSPTGLISSVSSSAESPATSAVVVTLADLGLGFIILLATILAFRNLPGLVEIVVLQQLPLDAGSRYALSTVLRYVIAIVGITIAFNAIGISWSKVQWLAAALTFGLAFGLQEIFANFVSGLIILAERPIRVGDTVTVGGVSGNVTRIRMRATMITDWDRKELIIPNRTFITDQVINWTLTDPVLRVMIPVGVSYGSDVDKVVELLLRVANQIPLVLRDPPPQALFLGFGDSTLNFEVRCHIASISNFVATRHQMHMGILKTFRENDVEIAFPQRDLHLRTADARIQIVREDSSGKTTVAPTKVD from the coding sequence ATGAAGAAGTATGCAGAAATGTACGCGGTGATGGCAATGGTGCGGGCGCTGGTGCTCGTTCTCGCGCTGACGGTGCCCGTGTTCTCGGCTGGCGCCCGGGCGACTCAACCAGAGGTTCTGCCCGAGCAACCGGCAATCTCGACCGAGTTCATTCAATCCCGCATCGCGCATTTCGAGCAGGCGACCGAGATTGACGAGGCGACTCGGACAGCCATTCTCGAACGGTTTCGTGATGCGCTGTTGAATCTCCAGCGTTTCGAAGATTCAACGGCGCGGATGGTCGAGTTCAATCGACTGACCGCCGAGGCTCCAGCGTTTCTTGAACAGATTCGGGCGGAACTTTCTGCCCCGCCAGCTGACCCGAGACCGAACATTCCACCCGAAGCGACGTTGTCGCAACTCGAACAAGGGCTTGAGCAGGCCCGGGCAGAGCTGGCAGCCGCACGCCAGCAGGCAGAGTACTGGCAGAACGAGTCATCGCGGCGTGTGGAACGTCGTCCTGTGGCACAGGATCTGGTCTCACAATTGCGAACACGTGTCGCGGAGTTGGATCAGGACATTCGGGGGCTTGCTACTGCCGAGCCGAGCCTGGTGATCGAGGCGCGGCGCGTGGCTGCTCAGGCGCAACGTATGGCTGCGATGCGTGAGATCGAGGCGCTCGAGGCTGAGGTGCGGTGCTATGACGCGCGGCGAGACATCACACCAGCGCGGCGAGACCGGGCCTTGCGACAGGTCGGAAACGCTGAGAAATTGATTGAGATTTTTCAGCGGCTTGTGAGCGATCGGCGACAACTCGAAGCGCAGGCTGCTGCACTCGAAGCCGAGCGATTGCGCCGCGAGGCGGCCCGCCAGCATCCGGTGCTTCAGGAATTTGCGGACAGGAACAAGGAATTGGCTGACCTGCGGGTCGGCCGCGAGGGCACCACGCAACGCATCGACCAGGATACCGAGGACCTGCGGCAGATGCGAGTGGGATTGGCAGCGATGCGCGAGGGGTATCAGTCTGTGCGGCGTCGCATCGTGGCGACCGGGCTGAACCGGGCAACGGGACTGCTTCTGCGTCGGCAATATGAGATGCTGCCCAACGTGTCGGACCTCAAGCGGTCACTTCGCACGGCGCGCCAGCAACTGGAACAGGCCCAGGTCACACTCATCGAGCGGCAGGAAGAGCGGTCGGGCGCTGGCGATATCAGCACGACCGTCGAGTCCCTCATGCAACAAGTCGGCCCGGTGGAATCGGAGACGGTGCGACTCGACATCGAAGCAGTCGCGCGTGAGCTGGCCATCAATCGCCGCGACACTCTTGACCGCCTTGTAGCAGATGCAACGACACACTTCAATCTCCTGATCGAGGTCGAAGAGACCACGCAGGAATACCTCGCCGCGGCGAGTGCGTACGAGCGATTCATCGAAGAGCGCATCCTCTGGATCCGAAGTGTGTCGGTTGATGGGCTGCCACGCTTGCAGGATTTTGCGAACTCCATCGCCTTGACGCTCGATCCATCGGCGTGGGTGCAGGCTTTAGAACTAACGTGGCGTTCGGCCATCAAGCGTGCGCACGTTTCGGTCGGGCTAGCGCTCCTCACGATTGCATCGTTTGTCGTCGCTCGCAGGTGCCGCAAGTTACTCAAGGAGACGGCAAAGAGCGTCAGCAGTTACCGGACGGATTCGTTCGAGCACACGCTGCGGGCGTTCGCGATGACGGTGGGGATGGCACTGCCACTCCCGTTGTTTCTGTGGAACCTGGGATGGATATGCGCCAGCCCGATCGATCAGGGGGCCACAGCGATCGCACTGGCGCACGGTCTGCAATCGGCAGCCTTGCTCGGTCTGCCACTGATCACGCTCTCCCGCTTGGCCCAGCCCGGGGGATTGCTCGATGCCCACTTCCGCTGGCCGACGGCTTCGGTGCGCGCGATCCGCCTTCACCTGCACTGGTTCATTACGCCGACGCTGATTGCCTTCGGGGTTTCGGAATACTTCGAGCGCCTCGGGGTCGAGTCATCGGTCGCGACTCTGGGCCGCCTGGCGTTCACGACTCAGTTGGTGCTGCTGTCATTGTGGCTTGAGCGTGTGCTTCGTCCTCGTGGCGCGGTGATCGGGGAATACTGCAAGCGCAATCCTGATGGCGCGATTGATCGACTGCGCTATGTCTGGTTCCCTCTGGTGGTGGCGCTGCCCCTGTCGTTTGCAACGGTTTCGTGGTTGGGATATCACTACACCGCGGTTCAGCTCGAGTCGCGGTTTCAGGCCACGCTGGCGCTGATCTTGTCGTTGATACTCATGAACGCCTTTCTGCAGCGATGGCTCTTTCTCGCCCGGCGCAAGGTGGCCATTGAAGACGCGCGACGCCGCCGCGAACAGGCACGTGGCGAATCGACAGGTGCCGAAGGTGGCGCGCCGATCGAGGAGGAGAAACTGGATCTCCCCGCCATCAGTGCGCAGACACAGCAACTGTTTCGCCTGGCCATTGTTGTTTCACTCGTACTGGGCTTGTACGCGACCTGGGCTTCGGTGTTGCCAGCGCTCAAGATGCTCGATCGTGTTGAAGTCTGGCCGCGCATACACATTGCACAGGGCGATCGCGAAGGCGTGGTGCCCGAACTCGAACTCGCACCGTTTGCGACCGACGCTCCAGACGCCCCCCCAGCGACAACTCCATCCGCTTCGCCCGCAAGCGGTTCGACGAGCCTCTCTCCGACCGGTTTGATATCCAGTGTTTCTTCGTCAGCTGAGTCACCAGCGACCTCGGCGGTTGTCGTAACACTCGCCGATCTGGGACTTGGTTTTATCATCCTGCTCGCCACGATTCTGGCGTTTCGCAACCTTCCGGGACTGGTCGAGATTGTCGTTCTTCAGCAACTTCCGCTTGATGCAGGCAGCCGGTACGCGCTGAGCACAGTCCTTCGATATGTCATCGCGATTGTGGGCATCACAATCGCATTCAACGCCATCGGGATCTCGTGGAGCAAGGTCCAATGGCTCGCCGCTGCACTGACGTTTGGACTCGCGTTCGGACTTCAGGAGATCTTTGCCAACTTTGTTTCCGGGCTCATTATCCTCGCGGAACGGCCGATTCGTGTTGGCGATACCGTCACGGTGGGTGGCGTATCGGGCAACGTCACACGAATCCGCATGCGGGCAACCATGATCACCGACTGGGACCGCAAGGAACTCATCATTCCCAACCGCACGTTTATCACCGATCAGGTGATCAACTGGACTCTGACCGATCCGGTGCTGCGTGTCATGATCCCTGTCGGTGTCAGTTACGGCTCGGATGTTGACAAGGTTGTAGAACTGTTGTTGCGTGTTGCGAATCAGATTCCACTCGTGCTGCGCGATCCTCCGCCTCAGGCGCTGTTTCTGGGCTTCGGCGACAGCACGCTGAACTTTGAGGTGCGCTGCCATATTGCAAGCATCAGCAACTTCGTCGCCACGCGACACCAGATGCACATGGGCATTCTCAAGACGTTCCGCGAAAACGATGTCGAGATCGCCTTCCCACAGCGTGATCTGCACCTGCGTACGGCTGACGCCCGAATCCAGATCGTTCGGGAAGACTCTTCGGGCAAGACAACGGTCGCGCCGACCAAAGTTGATTGA